One segment of Desulfuromonadales bacterium DNA contains the following:
- a CDS encoding CoA pyrophosphatase → MLDPARIARALAGHPLRFIDPEGLRPAAVLLPLYVREGADTVLFTRRTEHLNHHRGEISFPGGRRQPDDVDLLATALRETEEEMGIRPADVTVLGRLDDFVSVYGYHVVPFVGTFPWPYRFRVDAREIAEVIEVPLATLRDPAIWRQEDWRHQGRIHPVHFCTAGVHEIWGLTAAILRQFLRRVCDGEG, encoded by the coding sequence ATGCTCGACCCCGCCAGGATCGCAAGGGCGCTGGCCGGGCACCCGCTCCGCTTCATCGACCCCGAAGGACTGCGGCCGGCTGCCGTCCTGCTCCCCCTCTACGTTCGGGAGGGGGCGGATACCGTCCTGTTCACCCGGCGCACCGAACACCTAAATCACCACCGGGGCGAAATCTCCTTTCCCGGCGGCCGCCGGCAGCCGGACGACGTCGACCTGCTGGCGACGGCGCTGCGCGAAACCGAGGAAGAGATGGGAATCCGGCCGGCCGACGTGACCGTTCTGGGACGGCTCGACGATTTCGTCTCGGTGTACGGCTACCACGTCGTTCCCTTTGTCGGCACCTTCCCCTGGCCCTACCGCTTCCGGGTCGATGCCCGGGAGATAGCCGAGGTGATCGAGGTGCCGCTGGCGACCCTGCGCGATCCGGCCATCTGGCGACAGGAGGACTGGCGCCACCAGGGGCGCATCCATCCCGTTCACTTCTGCACGGCGGGCGTGCATGAGATCTGGGGGCTGACCGCGGCGATTCTGCGCCAGTTTCTCCGGCGCGTTTGCGATGGGGAAGGCTGA
- a CDS encoding DUF3365 domain-containing protein yields MALFRNLGLLNKLTVVVTAIVLTFFALATYIDYRLHKGFIIAESVEKARIIASEAIRAREYISDQLQIGQVELSVDRYGLIPVVASTRIGELVARDLDYRIRQVSDRYRNQKNAPDTFESAALQKFYLSPYLKEYYAVTTIQGEPVFRYMQPFRAEQSCLECHGDPQAAPDYIKRLFPEEKDQAYNYKIGEIIGAASVTIPMEKLYRQIYANVRNDFFYTGSLILVLITALGLLTRMTVTVPLTRLGEGIREIILTGRFETKIPRRGRDEIGALIDGFNEMMDNLQEKSQHLEESEKRFRLLTETARDGIVSFLSNGQIILFNREAERMFGYSKREALGMTIDRFIHEECQSLREAGAEAYLQQQAEELIRKTHRIPGRRRSGSSFPLELSLSAAESEGHLFYTAILREKTPGE; encoded by the coding sequence ATGGCTCTGTTCCGCAATCTGGGACTGCTCAACAAGCTCACTGTCGTCGTCACGGCGATCGTTCTCACCTTCTTTGCCCTGGCCACCTACATCGATTACCGGTTGCACAAAGGCTTCATCATCGCCGAGTCGGTGGAAAAGGCACGCATCATCGCCTCCGAGGCAATCCGCGCCCGCGAGTACATTTCCGACCAGTTGCAGATCGGCCAGGTCGAACTTTCCGTCGACCGCTACGGCCTGATCCCCGTGGTCGCTTCGACACGCATCGGCGAACTGGTGGCCCGCGACCTCGACTACCGAATCCGCCAGGTCTCCGATCGCTACCGAAACCAGAAAAACGCGCCCGACACCTTCGAATCCGCAGCCCTGCAGAAGTTTTACCTCAGCCCTTATCTGAAGGAGTACTACGCCGTCACCACCATCCAGGGCGAGCCGGTATTCCGCTATATGCAGCCGTTTCGGGCCGAACAGAGCTGCCTGGAATGCCACGGCGACCCGCAGGCCGCTCCCGACTACATCAAACGACTATTCCCCGAGGAGAAGGATCAGGCATATAACTACAAGATCGGTGAAATCATCGGCGCCGCCTCGGTGACCATTCCCATGGAGAAGCTTTATCGGCAAATCTATGCCAACGTTCGCAACGACTTTTTTTATACCGGCAGCCTCATCCTGGTGCTCATCACCGCCCTGGGACTGCTGACCCGGATGACGGTGACTGTTCCGCTGACCCGCCTCGGCGAGGGGATTCGTGAGATAATCCTCACCGGGCGTTTCGAGACGAAGATTCCGCGCCGCGGCCGTGACGAAATCGGGGCTTTGATCGACGGTTTCAACGAAATGATGGACAACCTGCAGGAGAAGAGTCAGCATCTGGAAGAGTCGGAAAAGCGGTTCCGCTTGCTTACCGAAACGGCCCGGGACGGCATTGTCTCCTTTCTCAGCAACGGCCAGATCATCCTCTTTAATCGCGAGGCCGAGCGGATGTTCGGCTACAGCAAGCGCGAGGCTCTCGGCATGACCATCGACCGGTTCATTCACGAAGAGTGTCAGTCGTTGCGCGAAGCGGGAGCGGAGGCGTACCTCCAGCAGCAAGCCGAAGAACTGATCCGCAAAACGCACCGGATTCCGGGACGCCGGCGGAGCGGTTCCTCCTTCCCTCTGGAGCTTTCTCTCTCCGCAGCTGAATCGGAGGGCCATCTCTTCTATACGGCCATCCTGCGGGAAAAGACTCCCGGGGAGTAA
- a CDS encoding bifunctional homocysteine S-methyltransferase/methylenetetrahydrofolate reductase, whose translation MNTNYQPRTAQFLQRLADQVIIGDGAMGTLLYSRGIPLETNFEYLNLVRPEMVRQVHDDYVHAGAQLLESNTFGASSVRLAAVGLEKKTRAINVAGARLARAAAGPERFVAGSVGPLTLPRGELRELSPTEKQAVLHEQMEALAEGGVDLFLLETFACLDDLELAVQVAAGIGLPAVAQMAFLEEGRTRDGAAAEEVARRLSGAGVAVLGANCGSGPRDLLKVLSRLAAVTALPLSAFANSGFPQYLDGRFIYLATPEYFAGMGREMVRAGAALVGGCCGTTPEHIRALADAVAGLKPGRQPRPVASPATPAPPVAAAGPLRTFIDAWGERPVITVELDPPRGLDCSKVIAAAQALAAAQVDAISLAENPLARIRLGNLALARRIQEEAGLEVIAHVTCRDRNLIGLHSELMGAHLLGLRNILAVTGDPVSVGGEAGATSVFDLNSVGLLELLTALNQGRTLLGSDLQGHTDFLLGAAFNPNLPSMQGQLRRLEKKVAAGARFVQTQPVYDRRVLEELLLRTAPLGVPVLVGILPLVSERNAEFLHNEVPGIVLPDEVRQRMRGKSGAEGVREGMAVARELVEAGRGRVGGWYLMPPFGKVELALELIETIRR comes from the coding sequence ATGAACACGAATTACCAGCCGCGAACAGCCCAGTTTCTCCAGCGCCTGGCCGATCAAGTCATTATCGGCGATGGTGCCATGGGGACGCTTCTTTACAGCCGGGGGATCCCCCTGGAGACGAACTTCGAATACCTGAACCTGGTCCGCCCGGAAATGGTGCGCCAGGTGCACGACGACTACGTGCACGCCGGAGCCCAGTTGCTCGAAAGCAACACCTTCGGCGCCAGCTCGGTGCGCCTGGCTGCGGTCGGTCTGGAGAAAAAGACCCGGGCAATCAATGTCGCCGGTGCCCGCCTGGCCAGAGCGGCGGCCGGACCGGAGCGCTTCGTCGCCGGGTCGGTCGGACCGCTGACGCTGCCGCGCGGTGAACTGCGGGAGCTTTCCCCGACGGAAAAACAGGCGGTGCTGCACGAGCAGATGGAAGCGCTGGCCGAAGGCGGGGTCGATCTCTTCCTGCTCGAGACCTTTGCCTGTCTGGATGATCTGGAACTGGCCGTGCAGGTGGCCGCCGGTATCGGACTGCCGGCGGTGGCGCAAATGGCCTTCCTCGAGGAAGGTCGCACCCGCGACGGCGCGGCGGCCGAGGAAGTGGCCAGGCGTCTTTCCGGGGCGGGGGTAGCGGTGCTCGGGGCCAACTGCGGGTCGGGACCCCGCGACCTGCTGAAGGTTCTCTCCCGGCTGGCGGCGGTTACCGCTCTGCCCCTTTCGGCCTTCGCCAATTCCGGTTTCCCCCAGTATCTCGACGGCCGCTTCATCTATCTGGCGACCCCCGAATACTTTGCCGGCATGGGGCGGGAGATGGTGCGCGCCGGGGCCGCTCTGGTGGGGGGATGCTGCGGTACCACCCCGGAACATATCCGGGCGCTGGCCGACGCCGTGGCCGGCCTGAAGCCGGGACGGCAGCCCCGCCCGGTGGCCTCTCCGGCAACGCCGGCGCCGCCGGTCGCCGCTGCCGGGCCGCTGCGGACGTTCATCGATGCCTGGGGCGAACGGCCGGTCATCACGGTCGAGCTCGACCCGCCGCGGGGGCTGGACTGCAGCAAGGTGATCGCCGCGGCGCAGGCGCTGGCCGCGGCGCAGGTCGATGCCATCAGTCTGGCAGAGAACCCCCTGGCCCGCATCCGTCTGGGTAATCTGGCCCTGGCGAGGCGCATCCAGGAAGAGGCCGGCCTCGAAGTCATCGCCCATGTGACCTGTCGCGACCGCAACCTGATCGGACTGCATTCCGAATTGATGGGGGCACACCTGCTGGGTCTGCGCAACATTCTGGCGGTGACCGGTGATCCCGTATCGGTGGGAGGGGAGGCGGGGGCGACCAGCGTCTTCGATCTCAACTCGGTGGGGCTGCTGGAACTGCTCACGGCCCTGAACCAGGGCAGGACCCTGCTCGGCAGCGACCTGCAGGGGCACACCGATTTCCTGCTCGGCGCCGCCTTCAACCCCAATCTGCCGAGCATGCAGGGGCAGTTGCGGCGCCTGGAGAAGAAAGTTGCGGCGGGAGCCCGTTTCGTGCAGACGCAGCCGGTCTATGACCGGAGGGTACTCGAGGAGTTGCTCCTCCGCACCGCGCCGCTCGGCGTACCGGTGCTGGTCGGCATTCTGCCTCTGGTGAGCGAGCGCAATGCCGAGTTTCTGCATAACGAGGTGCCAGGGATCGTGCTTCCGGATGAGGTGCGGCAGCGGATGCGGGGGAAAAGCGGGGCCGAAGGTGTGCGCGAGGGAATGGCGGTGGCGCGGGAACTGGTGGAGGCCGGCCGTGGACGGGTCGGCGGCTGGTATCTGATGCCTCCTTTCGGCAAGGTTGAACTGGCTTTGGAGCTTATCGAGACGATTCGCCGTTGA